A single genomic interval of uncultured Pseudodesulfovibrio sp. harbors:
- a CDS encoding TRAP transporter large permease subunit produces the protein MIVFGVIFALLALLGAPLFAVIAAGAMLSFHLAGIDPTVLAIEVFRLAEMPVLLAIPLFTFAGYLVSESGAPGRLVRLSQALLGWMPGGLAVVSLASCAFFTAFTGASGVTIIALGAVLYPALTEAGYDDKFNLGLITTSGSLGLLFAPSLPLILYGIVAQQSGTEEMVSIDALFRAGILPGILMLVLLSMWSLWVNRHNRSSFKSFSWAKVRAAVRESFWEIPLPIVVLGGIYSGFFAVSEAAAVTALYVIIVEIFILREVKLKELPAIMRKSMLLVGGVLIILGVSMASTTAMIDAGVPERLFEFVRAHIDSRLTFLILLNCFLLGLGAILDIFSALVLIVPLILPVAAGYGVHPAHLGIIFLANMQIGYITPPIGMNLFIASYRFEKPVLTLYRSTLPFFFILAFSVVIITYWPWLSLWLIR, from the coding sequence ATGATAGTGTTCGGCGTCATTTTTGCCTTGCTCGCGCTGCTGGGAGCGCCCCTGTTCGCCGTTATCGCGGCTGGGGCCATGCTGAGTTTTCATCTGGCTGGCATTGATCCGACCGTTCTGGCTATCGAGGTTTTTCGTCTGGCCGAGATGCCGGTGCTCCTTGCCATACCGTTGTTTACCTTTGCCGGATATCTGGTGAGCGAGAGCGGGGCTCCCGGTCGTCTGGTTCGTCTCAGTCAGGCGCTGCTCGGGTGGATGCCCGGAGGTTTGGCGGTCGTTTCTCTGGCTTCCTGCGCCTTTTTCACGGCATTCACCGGTGCGTCCGGAGTGACTATCATCGCTTTGGGTGCGGTCTTGTATCCGGCCCTGACCGAAGCCGGTTATGACGACAAGTTCAACCTTGGGTTGATTACCACATCCGGCAGTCTCGGCCTGCTGTTTGCGCCGTCCCTGCCTCTCATTCTGTATGGCATCGTGGCGCAGCAATCCGGGACCGAAGAGATGGTCAGCATTGATGCCCTGTTCCGGGCCGGAATCCTGCCGGGGATACTCATGCTTGTTCTGCTTTCGATGTGGAGCCTGTGGGTCAATCGGCATAACCGTAGTTCGTTCAAGTCGTTTTCATGGGCAAAGGTCAGGGCGGCGGTGCGGGAGAGCTTCTGGGAAATACCATTGCCCATCGTGGTGCTGGGCGGAATTTACAGCGGCTTCTTTGCGGTTTCCGAGGCCGCGGCAGTGACCGCCCTGTATGTCATCATTGTTGAGATTTTCATCCTGCGCGAGGTAAAGTTGAAGGAACTTCCTGCGATCATGCGAAAGTCCATGCTGCTGGTCGGCGGCGTGCTGATTATTCTGGGGGTGTCCATGGCATCCACCACGGCCATGATCGATGCCGGTGTGCCCGAACGGTTGTTCGAATTCGTCCGCGCTCATATCGACAGCAGGCTGACGTTCCTGATTCTGCTGAACTGTTTCCTGCTCGGTCTCGGAGCGATTCTGGATATCTTTTCCGCTTTAGTGCTGATCGTTCCGTTGATACTGCCGGTCGCCGCAGGCTATGGTGTCCATCCCGCCCACCTCGGGATCATCTTTCTCGCCAACATGCAGATCGGCTACATCACCCCGCCCATCGGCATGAACCTGTTCATCGCCAGTTACCGCTTCGAGAAACCGGTCCTGACTCTCTACAGATCGACCTTGCCGTTCTTCTTCATTCTGGCATTCTCGGTCGTCATCATAACATACTGGCCGTGGCTGTCGCTCTGGCTGATCCGGTGA
- a CDS encoding RNA-binding protein, giving the protein MSKNLYVGNLSWSTTEDEVRAAFEAFGEVTSVKLIEDRETGRPRGFGFVEMDDNGAREAIDSLDGKDMGGRNIKVNEAKPREERPRW; this is encoded by the coding sequence ATGTCTAAGAATCTTTATGTCGGCAATCTGTCCTGGTCCACTACTGAAGACGAAGTACGCGCAGCTTTTGAAGCTTTTGGCGAAGTTACTTCTGTCAAACTGATCGAGGACCGTGAAACCGGCCGTCCCCGTGGTTTTGGTTTTGTTGAAATGGATGACAACGGCGCTCGTGAAGCTATTGACTCTCTCGATGGCAAAGATATGGGTGGCCGTAACATCAAGGTCAACGAAGCCAAGCCCCGCGAAGAACGCCCCCGCTGGTAG